The Bombus fervidus isolate BK054 chromosome 3, iyBomFerv1, whole genome shotgun sequence genome includes a window with the following:
- the Smyd3 gene encoding SET and MYND domain containing, class 3 — MSKSDNFIKKGTTILTAKPFAYVLCSKYKNVRCDYCFKSGKLFRCSACQYVYYCNQSCQQMSWPMHSKECARLKKFSPWGISNVARLMARIIIKLNQGGDEERGYYNETSYRKFKDLMSHCSEIKKDEKKMEHFVCLCNVLHKFLEDMPMPSTAELLGIYGRITINSFSIFNLDMNIGVGIYLGPSILDHSCKPNAVATFEGTTITVKAIEDLPSLDLSQIRIPYIDVIKTTRDRRAELQSSYYFWCDCEKCEKPEPMAEAAACPNKLCTYPCAPNADLCEKCNTKFPENFKEIFDEISEFTAYHLENMKNIAYLDVSKTCLSRQDGILHPLNVQYVQTLQTAFDSSINLQHWEEAESYAKELINGYLTYYGEIHPSTGILYLSIGKLEVYLKKLKQAIKTLRKASLILTITHGAQHSVIVENLKPLLYQATIEDFSES; from the exons atgagcAAAAGTGAcaactttattaaaaaaggCACCACTATTCTTACCGCCAAACCATTTGCTTATGTACTttgttcaaaatataaaaatgtccGGTGTGATTATTGCTTTAAAAG TGGAAAACTCTTTAGATGTTCTGCCTGTCAGTATGTTTATTATTGTAATCAATCTTGTCAACAAATGTCTTGGCCCATGCATAGTAAAGAATGTgcaagattaaaaaaattttcaccATGGGGTATATCAAATGTTGCAAGACTAATGGcacgtataattataaaattaaatcaagGAGGAGATGAAGAAAGAGGATATTATAATGAAACTagttataggaaatttaaggACTTAATGTCTC ATTGTTCTGAGATAAAAAAGGATGAGAAAAAAATGGAACATTTTGTATGCTTATGCAatgttttacataaatttcttGAAGATATGCCTATGCCAAGTACTGCAGAATTATTGGGTATTTATGGCAGAATTACTATTAATTCTTTTAGTATATTTAATTTGGATATGAATATTGGTGTTGGTATTTATTTGGGACCTTCTATTCTGGATCATAGTTGCAAACCTAATGCTGTAGCAACCTTTGAGGGAACTACCATAACTGTTAAAGCAATAGAAGATCTTCCTTCTTTAGATTTGTCTCAG ATAAGGATACCATACATCGATGtaattaaaacaacgagagaTAGACGTGCAGAACTACAAAGTTCGTATTATTTTTGGTGTGACtgtgaaaaatgtgaaaaaccAGAACCAATGGCAGAAGCAGCAGCATGTCCAAACAAACTTTGTACATATCCTTGTGCCCCGAATGCTGATTTATGTGAAAAGTGTAATACAAAATTCCcagaaaattttaaagaaatttttgatgAAATATCTGAGTTTACTGCATACCATCtagaaaatatgaagaatATTGCCT ATCTGGACGTAAGCAAAACGTGTCTCTCAAGACAAGATGGTATTTTACATCCTCTCAATGTGCAGTATGTACAAACTTTACAAACTGCTTTTGACTCCTCTATAAATTTGCAACATTGGGAAGAAGCTGAATCCTATGCTAAAGAACTTATTAATGGCTATTT aaCATACTATGGAGAAATTCATCCGTCAACTGGAATACTTTATTTATCAATAGGAAAACTTGAGgtatatttgaaaaagttaAAACAAGCTATCAAAACGTTAAGAAAGGCTAGTTtgatattaacaataacaCATGGAGCACAACATAGTGTGAtagtagaaaatttgaaaccacTTCTTTATCAAGCCACTATAGAAGACTTCAGTGAATCATAA
- the LOC139998501 gene encoding rab-like protein 6 isoform X2, whose amino-acid sequence MDNSQSENIIEEPALDAEFLDVYKGTNGVIIMMDITKSWTFDYVQRELPKIPNHIPVIVLGNHCDMSHHRTVTSDHVTYFIDSLHERTAQVRYAESSMRNGFGLKLLHKFFNLPFLQLQRETLLKQLETNEEETRLTIQELDLFQDSDDANYNKFLDNLVNRRRALADSVSASILVPNVTSSLSNHNISSNGNINVNAEVKRSISMPGPIGGGTPIPVKNIDFKSIPKKENFTNTSEIQAVPIKNSQITSVLSSTQNISKADSKMAELLSENSDRRDSISKPQSLMSKIFGNKKEDEIDKGTHINSPNTSVPLTSVEDFVPDDGLLDRSFLEDSSQVSPQKVQHEELDSESDTETANPLVAGYEDDLSSADEATPPIQPKLAENPLSKQKHKRETLSHAEINPEKLRQITKRDSISSIDQELQISNNYDINEQQEINSDAFDSWLRRDSKWRQSPEGGEDVSSNSTRKDRLELSDKSLDVSVTSSNVHLELLDNTSVRHMSSDGGSPVLKEKKKHKEKTEDREKKKKKKSKDKEKDKEKIDKAEKKKKRSLHRSRDENRERDELEEFLNGSVTRIGVDVAYEAI is encoded by the exons ATGGACAATTCACAGtctgaaaatattattgagGAGCCCGCATTAGATGCAGAATTTCTTGATGTTTATAAAGGGACCAATGGTGTCATTATTATGATGGATATTACAAAATCTTGGACATTTGATTATGTACAAAGAGAACTTCCAAAAATTCCTAACCATATTCCAGTAATTGTTTTAGGGAATCATTGTGATATGTCACATCACAGAACTGTTACGTCAGATCATGTAACATACTTTATTGATTCGTTACATGAAAGAACAGCGCAA GTCAGGTACGCAGAATCATCTATGAGAAATGGCTTTGGATTAAAACTTCTGCACAAATTCTTtaatcttccttttcttcaaCTGCAAAGAGAAACATTATTGAAACAGCTTGAAACTAATGAGGAGGAGACACGTTTGACAATACAAGAACTTGATCTCTTTCAAGATAGTGACGATGCcaattataacaaatttttggaTAATCTTGTTAACAGAAGAAGAGCTCTTGCTGATTCTGTCTCTGCCAGTATTCTAGTCCCTAATGTTACATCTTCTTTGAGCAATCATAATATATCTTCCAATGgcaatataaatgtaaatgctGAAGTTAAAAGATCAATATCTATGCCTGGCCCAATCGGAGGTGGAACTCCTATTCCAGTGAAAAATATAGACTTTAAATCAATACCaaagaaggaaaattttacaaacacGTCTGAAATTCAAGCAGTTCctattaaaaattcacagaTTACATCTGTATTATCTAGtacacaaaatatttcaaaagcaGATTCTAAAATGGCTGAACTATTAAGTGAAAATTCTGACAGACGAGATTCAATTAGCAAACCGCAATCACTTATGTCAAAAATATTTGGTAATAAAAAGGAAGATGAAATAGATAAAGGAACGCATATTAATAGCCCAAATACAAGTGTACCCTTAACTAGTGTCGAAGATTTTGTACCAGATGATGGATTATTAGATCGATCATTTTTAGAAGATAGTAGTCAAGTTTCACCACAAAAGGTACAGCATGAGGAACTGGATTCTGAAAG TGATACTGAAACTGCAAATCCCTTGGTTGCCGGATATGAAGATGATTTATCATCAGCTGACGAAGCAACGCCTCCTATTCAACCTAAATTAGCTGAAAATCCATTAAGCAAACAAAAACACAAGCGTGAAACTTTATCGCATGCAGAAATAAATCCGGAAAAACTGCGACAAATTACGAAACGTGATTCTATTTCATCTATAGACCAAGAATTACAAATATCGAACAATTATGACATAAATGAACAACAAGAGATTAACTCGGATGCATTTGATAGTTGGCTTCGACGTGATTCCAAATGGAGACAAAGCCCGGAGGGTGGTGAAGATGTAAGCAGTAATAGCACCAGAAAAGATAGATTGGAGCTGAGTGACAAAAGTTTAGATGTTAGTGTAACAAGTTCTAATGTGCATTTAGAGTTGCTCGACAATACCAGCGTACGTCATATGAGCTCCGATGGTGGGAGCCCTgtgttaaaagaaaagaaaaaacataaaGAAAAG ACGGAAgacagagagaagaagaaaaagaagaagtctaaggataaagaaaaagataaagaaaaaatagataaagcagaaaagaaaaaaaaac
- the LOC139998501 gene encoding rab-like protein 6 isoform X1: MFSAFKRLAGKSDGVGNISPRPAHQSMPTTLQRKFAKGVQYNMKIIIKGDRNVGKTCLFHRLQGQKFIEEYIPTEEIQVTSIQWNYKATDDIVKVEVWDVVDKGRRRKKLEGLKMDNSQSENIIEEPALDAEFLDVYKGTNGVIIMMDITKSWTFDYVQRELPKIPNHIPVIVLGNHCDMSHHRTVTSDHVTYFIDSLHERTAQVRYAESSMRNGFGLKLLHKFFNLPFLQLQRETLLKQLETNEEETRLTIQELDLFQDSDDANYNKFLDNLVNRRRALADSVSASILVPNVTSSLSNHNISSNGNINVNAEVKRSISMPGPIGGGTPIPVKNIDFKSIPKKENFTNTSEIQAVPIKNSQITSVLSSTQNISKADSKMAELLSENSDRRDSISKPQSLMSKIFGNKKEDEIDKGTHINSPNTSVPLTSVEDFVPDDGLLDRSFLEDSSQVSPQKVQHEELDSESDTETANPLVAGYEDDLSSADEATPPIQPKLAENPLSKQKHKRETLSHAEINPEKLRQITKRDSISSIDQELQISNNYDINEQQEINSDAFDSWLRRDSKWRQSPEGGEDVSSNSTRKDRLELSDKSLDVSVTSSNVHLELLDNTSVRHMSSDGGSPVLKEKKKHKEKTEDREKKKKKKSKDKEKDKEKIDKAEKKKKRSLHRSRDENRERDELEEFLNGSVTRIGVDVAYEAI; the protein is encoded by the exons ATGTTCTCTGCATTTAAAAGACTAGCTGGAAAGTCAGATGGAGTTGGTAATATATCTCCTAGACCAGCTCATCAATCTATGCCAACAACTTTACAGAGAAAATTTGCTAAAGGTGTACAATATAATA tgaaaattattataaagggTGACAGAAATGTAGGAAAGACTTGTCTATTTCATAGACTTCAAGGCCAAAAATTTATAGAGGAATATATACCAACGGAGGAAATACAAGTAACCAGTATTCAATGGAATTATAAAGCTACTGATGATATCGTTAAAGTTGAAGTTTGGGATGTTGTAGATAAAGGACGACGTAGAAAAAAGTTAGAAGGTTTAAAAATGGACAATTCACAGtctgaaaatattattgagGAGCCCGCATTAGATGCAGAATTTCTTGATGTTTATAAAGGGACCAATGGTGTCATTATTATGATGGATATTACAAAATCTTGGACATTTGATTATGTACAAAGAGAACTTCCAAAAATTCCTAACCATATTCCAGTAATTGTTTTAGGGAATCATTGTGATATGTCACATCACAGAACTGTTACGTCAGATCATGTAACATACTTTATTGATTCGTTACATGAAAGAACAGCGCAA GTCAGGTACGCAGAATCATCTATGAGAAATGGCTTTGGATTAAAACTTCTGCACAAATTCTTtaatcttccttttcttcaaCTGCAAAGAGAAACATTATTGAAACAGCTTGAAACTAATGAGGAGGAGACACGTTTGACAATACAAGAACTTGATCTCTTTCAAGATAGTGACGATGCcaattataacaaatttttggaTAATCTTGTTAACAGAAGAAGAGCTCTTGCTGATTCTGTCTCTGCCAGTATTCTAGTCCCTAATGTTACATCTTCTTTGAGCAATCATAATATATCTTCCAATGgcaatataaatgtaaatgctGAAGTTAAAAGATCAATATCTATGCCTGGCCCAATCGGAGGTGGAACTCCTATTCCAGTGAAAAATATAGACTTTAAATCAATACCaaagaaggaaaattttacaaacacGTCTGAAATTCAAGCAGTTCctattaaaaattcacagaTTACATCTGTATTATCTAGtacacaaaatatttcaaaagcaGATTCTAAAATGGCTGAACTATTAAGTGAAAATTCTGACAGACGAGATTCAATTAGCAAACCGCAATCACTTATGTCAAAAATATTTGGTAATAAAAAGGAAGATGAAATAGATAAAGGAACGCATATTAATAGCCCAAATACAAGTGTACCCTTAACTAGTGTCGAAGATTTTGTACCAGATGATGGATTATTAGATCGATCATTTTTAGAAGATAGTAGTCAAGTTTCACCACAAAAGGTACAGCATGAGGAACTGGATTCTGAAAG TGATACTGAAACTGCAAATCCCTTGGTTGCCGGATATGAAGATGATTTATCATCAGCTGACGAAGCAACGCCTCCTATTCAACCTAAATTAGCTGAAAATCCATTAAGCAAACAAAAACACAAGCGTGAAACTTTATCGCATGCAGAAATAAATCCGGAAAAACTGCGACAAATTACGAAACGTGATTCTATTTCATCTATAGACCAAGAATTACAAATATCGAACAATTATGACATAAATGAACAACAAGAGATTAACTCGGATGCATTTGATAGTTGGCTTCGACGTGATTCCAAATGGAGACAAAGCCCGGAGGGTGGTGAAGATGTAAGCAGTAATAGCACCAGAAAAGATAGATTGGAGCTGAGTGACAAAAGTTTAGATGTTAGTGTAACAAGTTCTAATGTGCATTTAGAGTTGCTCGACAATACCAGCGTACGTCATATGAGCTCCGATGGTGGGAGCCCTgtgttaaaagaaaagaaaaaacataaaGAAAAG ACGGAAgacagagagaagaagaaaaagaagaagtctaaggataaagaaaaagataaagaaaaaatagataaagcagaaaagaaaaaaaaac